DNA sequence from the Vicia villosa cultivar HV-30 ecotype Madison, WI linkage group LG3, Vvil1.0, whole genome shotgun sequence genome:
ctctgtggggatgtgattttgtgaacctggctctgtggggagacatgggtgtcttgaaagttgcccctagtatcatagtaacttactacttgattcaggacacgccactgagtattgatccagATGTtggactggacttgcatagatttgccccagctagtaggaactttggaaagattcgcctcgcgaggacttcatgagatgtgcactatgggcgacatgcccctataAACTTAGGACGGTGCTCCTGAATGTTtttgcttttgagagattctcggaattttgacttgattgccccagattgattgggaaatagtttgaaacctacttgggatgtatgcctttcgattgtttggtatttgagagattctttgaatcttgacctgattgtcccagattgattgggcaaagcgtgtcatgccccttgtatacgtaggagacattgcttctcggagtaatcttgtctgtcaggataactttcagtcattagttgtaccctgtgcaagttctttctgatgctaacatttgaaattatgtagcaaaatatgtttaataatgaattcatgagatgcaatgcatacgtttgtcttgagttttttgaaaaacatttaaaacaggagatgtgaaAAGCGTAATATTtataaaacatgatatttgtaacagcgtgatgtttgtaaaaatgaaatatcaactcatcatttttggtaaaccttaaggagtcaggatacctttttagtGACAGTatactttcgaactaaccatgcttcagttaggactttcaagggttgtaacgtggcttggttcgcggtttaagaaacaaaggataaaggctcaaagtttatttgtacccacccctcttcgtgatgatcttcggtcctaagctcagttaattcaacttatgccttcaggttccaagagacttttggatttgcacctttgataatgacgatggttcaccagcaaagagaacttttgagatggcagtcacttcgtcattttggtagtcacaatattgtgttgttcaggaatttattgacttctcttttttcatccttttgatatccctacttttgcctgaactgtctattttgagcttacagtcagcgggatgccttgtttttttttgcctaagtcttcttttttgattttttgacttagcaggcttttctttgtatatatgttttttcatcatttttgtttttgaaagatattgactgccttgcttaatgattgatgaaccattgttggcttttgattgacatctccaacacttctttgatgtgtgcggatgaacgcttatgattgaaacctttgttgaaaagtgtactgaatgattctcttaaaatagaatgcacagccaaattaactgagaactaccctgccccaggttacgatcaagggttttaattaagaaagaaacttctacttcttaggctcaaaggggttgacaagggattaacatccttatatctccactatttaggaattgaaacaatgcctgtacatcatcagcatagtccgttcgaaagcatattgtataaggttgcggtatcgttttcgtcatcctccctcaaaaggcttacagcttagcaggagttgaatatcacaaaaaacatatgcagaataaagacataattaaaaatgagtgataacgaaataatttattcaagacaaacatatgcaatgcactgatgatgattattaaaacaaataatgtctatcataatttgaatgtttaaacaaacagaatagaaattgcaaatgaaagtaaatctaaggatctaaagttcatccactCTAACATTAATCAGTTTTGTCATGACTAGGCGTGGAAACGGTGATCGCCACAGGAGTCTTAGGAAGATTGAACTCAACTTCGCCAACATCGATCATGTCtcggatcttattcttcagtgtccaacagttattagtgtcatgtccaggactgttagagtgatatgcacaccttgcattaggattataacgagaagaggaagtactaggattcctcggagggtccttcaaagtgattagccctttcttcagcaattgttgcaacgcttcggccagagtcatattgacctttgtgaattgacgcttaggtgtatcttacttgcgtctttgttgtggaaccattgtagagatcagaattgtccccatagATTGGTTATGTTCATCGCGACCTTTCCAGTTGTACGTTGCATGAGGTCTCTCAGGTGAGtggaaatcaatgatcttgtcatcgattaagtcttgaatTTTGTGCTTTAACTGCCAACAATTTTCTGTGTCATGCCCAGggctatttgaatgataagcacatctcgcatggtacttatacccaggagtggggttggtaggaaatggatatggaggcagtagagttatcaagttctgattgagcagttgttggagaacttgagacaatggtatatgtaatggagtaaatgaccgcttaggcttggatctctggttatcttgaccaccttgatgcttatgtcgATTCTTCTCCTTcacgatcagaagtgccttcaattcttcctgccccttggccaagtgaaagattactttttggaactggttattctgagcctgaagatttttgacagattgttcgagatccatctttcttactgaaataaacagcggaaagataagGAATTTatctttatgaaacctgtgatgtaatgtttatgaatgatatgattatgcatatgcaatgttttcaaggaattgGAAGAATTTTAACTCGTgttgaaacaaagaaaaaaaacattatttattaattaaattgtaaGGTCATAACCCCAAAatttacattaaaataaaattaaattaataataaataaagacaCTAAATTCCAGGATTTTTGTCTTCCTGACGACGCCTCCTCTTTAGGACTCGGACTTCTTCCTTGTGTGCCTTGATCATTTCCTCTCTTTCTTGAACGAGCCTAGAAATTTCGTTTTCCCATGAATTAATCTGATCTGGagaaacaaaatcttcaatcttccatttgcggGAAAAGTAATCAAGTAAAGTCTCTCTCTCTTTGGCATCTTGTATTAACACCTCTTTTTCAGCTTCCACTTTCAGTAAGCGTCTCTCAAAGTCTTCCCTTTCCCTTTTCAGTCGGTTAACAGTTGCAACCAGGTCTTCATTTGGAGCAGGAATATATGGCTCAAATGCAATTGGGGCAGCAGGAGGAGCTACCCTTGAAACTATGGGCGTATCAGATGGATAAGGCATCCCAAATTCCATaactcgatcataaacccattgGAAATATGGATCCCATGGCATATAATTTCTCCTTCCTATATCCTTTGCGCCAACTTTCTTTACTTTCTTCCAAGCTTTGATGAAAaggtctctcttcttctctttgtcggAATCATAATGGAAATATTCTGCACTAAGATACAAAGAACGCGGTTTATCCTTCAAGGCAaagccaaactgatgtcgagctagaatgggattataagttattcctccACGAACACTAAGAAGAGGTATATTAGGTaaatctccacaactatcaaataaCAAGGTTCCCTCAAACTTCTTTTGGTACCATAGGATGTCGTCGaaagaaagcttcataattctttgagcccaagttaatccttcttcattctttcttacggagagaggtaagtgcgaaataaaccacttatgcaatagAGAAGCACATCCTAggacacaacctttcctttttgatactcggaaatgaatagaatgtagcaagtcaccaagtaaagtaggaaccggattcttgctaaggaataTATTGATAGCAGCCACATCAACAATTTTGTCATAATGGAAAAACAAAACTTGTCCATAAATTAAGAGAGACAACACAGCTTCTAAGGCATCCATACTTGAAGCTTTAGCAAGAATCTCCGCTTTTTCGTAGAGGAAATCAAGGGGtaatccagaatactctttcttacTAATCCAAACCTTCTCAATTTCTGATCTTGGCAAGTGCagggcagcagcaatgacttccaaCTTAGGctcttcttctttaccagtataaGGAATTTTATTAAGCACAGGGAGTCCAAGCAAGTAGGAGAATTCTTCCAAGGATGGTACtaactgaaaatctctataagtgaagcaatgtagtaacggatcatagaattgaaccatggt
Encoded proteins:
- the LOC131659410 gene encoding uncharacterized protein LOC131659410, with amino-acid sequence METKGRKPFFLNFKKVPTQLKIFCDNVSGSLKFSDSLNTLISLLVPSLEEFSYLLGLPVLNKIPYTGKEEEPKLEVIAAALHLPRSEIEKVWISKKEYSGLPLDFLYEKAEILAKASSMDALEAVLSLLIYGQVLFFHYDKIVDVAAINIFLSKNPLSFDDILWYQKKFEGTLLFDSCGDLPNIPLLSVRGGITYNPILARHQFGFALKDKPRSLYLSAEYFHYDSDKEKKRDLFIKAWKKVKKVGAKDIGRRNYMPWDPYFQWVYDRVMEFGMPYPSDTPIVSRVAPPAAPIAFEPYIPAPNEDLVATVNRLKREREDFERRLLKVEAEKEVLIQDAKERETLLDYFSRKWKIEDFVSPDQINSWENEISRLVQEREEMIKAHKEEVRVLKRRRRQEDKNPGI